One segment of Pontibacter akesuensis DNA contains the following:
- a CDS encoding PorP/SprF family type IX secretion system membrane protein, with protein MWNSFKTIRTLVVLLGIALAPAAYGQQAPQYSQYIFNELVINPAYAGSKEILHINSTYRTQWTGLEGAPVTQTLSIDGPTTNKRLGWGVHFVNDELGAQSQTAAYANVSTRINLDRFSTIAFGVAVGASQYTLDGTILDPGNEMPDAAIPQGRVSQILPDLKLGAFFNTERFYAGLSAASIIPFKEEKTEIATPRTHFFLSSGYVFDLNRNVRLKPSILLKEDFRSPTSIDVNGFVLLYNRVWFGASYRSAVPFFTNQQMKQLEKRNALALITQIYATPKFRIGYSYDISLSELKSYSSHEVSLGYTFLKKKYGRILTPRNL; from the coding sequence ATGTGGAACAGCTTTAAAACAATACGGACACTGGTAGTACTGCTGGGCATAGCACTGGCCCCGGCCGCTTACGGACAGCAGGCGCCGCAGTACAGCCAGTACATTTTCAACGAGCTGGTGATCAACCCTGCCTACGCCGGCAGTAAGGAGATTCTGCACATCAACTCCACCTACCGCACCCAATGGACGGGTTTGGAGGGTGCCCCTGTTACCCAGACCTTGAGCATTGATGGCCCTACAACCAACAAACGTTTGGGCTGGGGTGTCCATTTCGTGAATGATGAACTGGGAGCGCAGTCTCAGACGGCGGCTTATGCCAACGTCTCCACACGCATTAACCTGGATCGCTTCTCCACCATTGCGTTTGGAGTGGCGGTGGGAGCCTCGCAGTACACACTCGATGGCACCATACTGGACCCGGGCAATGAGATGCCGGATGCCGCCATTCCGCAAGGACGCGTGTCGCAGATACTGCCAGACCTGAAACTGGGCGCCTTTTTCAATACCGAACGGTTTTACGCCGGGCTTTCCGCAGCCAGCATCATTCCATTTAAGGAGGAGAAAACCGAGATCGCCACGCCACGGACGCACTTCTTTCTGTCGTCCGGCTACGTGTTTGACCTGAACCGCAACGTGCGCCTGAAGCCAAGCATCCTGCTGAAAGAGGATTTCCGCAGCCCGACCAGCATCGATGTGAACGGCTTCGTGCTGCTGTACAACCGGGTGTGGTTCGGTGCTTCCTACCGGTCGGCCGTGCCGTTCTTCACCAACCAGCAGATGAAGCAGCTGGAGAAGCGCAATGCCCTGGCGCTGATCACACAAATTTATGCCACACCTAAGTTTAGGATAGGGTATTCGTACGATATTAGCCTCTCCGAACTTAAAAGTTACTCAAGCCACGAGGTGTCGTTGGGCTATACTTTCCTTAAAAAGAAGTATGGCCGCATCCTGACGCCCCGCAACCTATAG
- a CDS encoding ice-binding family protein: MRSWFQKVILLIVCFCITSAAVLAQQAPSLGAAHDFNVLAWSKVSDAGGSVVNASVGVANGPIAGFPPGSVKRGRHSKDAVAIAAHEDAVAAFLNASLQLPTHPLYPGNLTGKTLTPGVYSIIGDAALGGVLTIDGQFQPNATFIIRVTGNFAATSNAIIRLKSGATSKNVFFVVDNEVNISSNSDLVGNFLAEDNVMMENSRLLGRLISLKGEVNLKNSTLSLPVDLAISIRRSGGTYGPDTYGFGESITYYIRVQNNGPVNEEGIKVRDINVLGVQQGFSSTLPTTLYDPQTGVWTVGALAYGESAELTITSVINKAGINTVSAVVEGAGVDETIQNNSVVQSFCVLLSEPTPIQGPTEVCANGTYIYKAEPVSGASRYTWNVPRGWTYRLVDANDPTTIQVTVGQTDEAGFVSLKVSNVCGEGPARSLEVTPVLGVPAKPSAIEGPVSFCVSAQGLTYRVAPQPNTDKYTWQLPNGWSFVSGQGTNEIVVNASAQGGKVSVIPSNACGDGEEQELQVIINNAPPGVPAAIRGTGQGCAGKTTTYEVTPIPGITKYYWGVPADWVITSGEGTNKIVVKVGTSEGNVTVLAENSCGKGPLASLPVKPVTTVTLTPGPITGDLNSCVNAMGLVYSVQPVAQAIGYVWQVPAGWVITAGEGTNSITVNASSNGGELSVTAINDCGVSGKSAIAIVPATAKPAVPGAIAGSSFGCVKGTGTYSISAVTGATSYVWEVPVGWAITSGNGTTSINVTVGSASGNIRVKALNSCGESSFSEISVTPTAAVPAPPVAITGPLEVCQGEAGYTYSISPIAGVKSYTWSAPEGWVITSGNGTTSIKVKAGPEGGNITVAAVNDCGAGTAAVLAVSVVPSPPDKPGAITGLASVCASQKNIVYTIQPVNGATSYRWSVGVNNGWSIVSGNGTTSITVNAGAVATTIAVQAINACGVTSETQLTTVVTDGVPVKPGPITGSTVLCIGKEYTFSIQPVKDALSYKWELPAGWEPVGSTTGTTIKVITTATGGTVRVSALNSCGRGPEESLAVTPTNNAPITPGAISGSTDLCVSGEATFSIAAVTGASGYVWKVPTGTGWSILSGQNTTSIRVKVGQSAGNISVAAKNDCGEGTASTKTITISTTPPAKPGAITGDKAVCASSKLTYSIALVAGATEYVWQVPQEWVILSGQGTASISVTAGSTAGTITVVAKNGCGNNGNATLAVTPASGTAIAPGPITAPAYSFCQGATNLTYSIAAVAGATSYKWEAPQGWTIKSGQGTTSINVTAGATTGTMKVTAVNPCGEGGSQTLAVAPQSTPLVAQIEVGSGSPCAGASTTYTVKANTNIDSYLWEVPQGWTILSGQGTGTITVKTFMAGGTVKVKAKNSCGEAGIAEVRVSPVQEKPDMPTAVQGNAGVCIGATEVYTVPNASSFTAYTWEVPQGWQIISGQGTGAITVVAGREAGKVTVVASTGCGAADPVSLEVSTMDAQGLQQIVELSSPCLGLVYEVAPLAGATTYTWTVPAGWSILTGQGTPRITARAGNGVGNVSVTASNGACTTPSSNLMPNEKLAQNELHFPNVFSPNGDGDNDKWLIRNIENYPENELTILNRWGSEVYRSKSYKQNWTGDKLSEGTYYYVMRVKVCGGEEKVFKGFVMIVR; this comes from the coding sequence ATGAGAAGCTGGTTTCAAAAAGTTATACTTTTAATAGTATGCTTTTGCATTACGTCTGCTGCGGTTCTTGCTCAGCAAGCTCCATCTCTTGGTGCGGCCCACGATTTCAACGTGCTGGCGTGGAGCAAAGTATCGGATGCAGGCGGATCTGTAGTGAACGCCAGCGTGGGGGTGGCCAACGGCCCGATTGCCGGCTTCCCGCCCGGTTCCGTGAAACGCGGGCGCCACTCAAAAGACGCGGTGGCCATAGCAGCCCACGAAGATGCCGTGGCCGCTTTTCTGAATGCCTCTCTCCAATTGCCAACACACCCGCTTTACCCGGGCAACTTAACCGGGAAAACCCTGACGCCCGGCGTGTATTCCATTATCGGTGATGCAGCGCTTGGGGGTGTGCTGACCATCGACGGACAGTTCCAGCCCAATGCTACTTTTATCATCCGGGTTACCGGCAACTTCGCAGCTACCAGCAACGCCATTATCCGCCTGAAGAGCGGAGCCACCAGCAAGAACGTTTTCTTTGTGGTGGATAACGAGGTGAACATCAGCTCCAACTCCGACCTGGTGGGTAACTTCCTGGCCGAAGACAATGTGATGATGGAGAATTCGCGGCTTTTGGGCCGCCTGATCTCCTTGAAGGGGGAGGTAAACCTAAAGAACAGTACCCTAAGCCTGCCGGTAGACCTGGCGATCTCGATCAGGCGCAGCGGTGGCACCTATGGCCCGGACACGTACGGGTTCGGGGAAAGCATCACTTACTATATCCGGGTTCAGAACAACGGGCCGGTGAACGAGGAAGGCATCAAGGTACGGGACATTAACGTGCTCGGCGTGCAGCAGGGGTTCAGTTCTACCTTGCCCACTACCCTCTACGACCCTCAGACAGGCGTTTGGACAGTTGGCGCTTTGGCGTACGGCGAATCGGCTGAACTGACAATCACGTCCGTAATCAACAAGGCGGGCATCAACACGGTAAGCGCCGTGGTAGAAGGAGCGGGGGTAGACGAAACAATCCAGAACAACAGCGTGGTGCAGAGCTTTTGTGTGCTGCTGTCGGAGCCTACTCCCATTCAGGGCCCCACCGAAGTATGCGCCAACGGCACTTACATCTACAAGGCAGAACCCGTTAGTGGCGCCTCGCGCTACACATGGAACGTTCCCCGTGGCTGGACTTACAGGTTGGTGGATGCCAACGACCCGACAACCATTCAGGTAACGGTGGGCCAAACGGACGAAGCGGGATTCGTATCGCTGAAAGTAAGTAACGTGTGCGGTGAGGGCCCCGCGCGCTCTCTGGAGGTAACCCCGGTGCTGGGCGTGCCCGCCAAGCCATCGGCCATTGAGGGACCGGTGTCTTTTTGTGTGAGCGCACAGGGCTTAACTTACCGTGTTGCGCCCCAACCGAACACTGACAAGTATACCTGGCAACTACCCAACGGCTGGTCATTTGTTTCAGGGCAGGGAACCAACGAAATTGTGGTAAACGCCAGCGCGCAAGGAGGCAAAGTATCCGTTATTCCTTCCAATGCCTGCGGCGACGGTGAAGAGCAGGAACTGCAGGTAATTATCAACAATGCTCCGCCGGGAGTGCCGGCTGCGATCAGAGGAACCGGGCAAGGCTGTGCGGGCAAAACCACCACCTACGAGGTGACGCCTATTCCTGGTATAACGAAATACTACTGGGGTGTTCCGGCAGACTGGGTAATCACGTCGGGAGAGGGCACGAACAAAATAGTGGTTAAAGTAGGTACAAGTGAAGGCAATGTGACGGTACTGGCCGAGAACTCCTGTGGCAAAGGGCCGCTGGCCTCGCTGCCCGTTAAACCAGTGACAACTGTTACTCTAACCCCAGGGCCTATCACGGGTGACTTAAACTCCTGCGTGAACGCGATGGGCCTTGTGTATTCGGTGCAGCCGGTGGCACAGGCAATCGGCTATGTGTGGCAAGTGCCTGCGGGCTGGGTGATCACTGCGGGCGAAGGAACCAACAGCATCACCGTGAACGCAAGCAGCAATGGCGGCGAACTCTCGGTTACAGCCATCAACGATTGCGGTGTCAGCGGGAAAAGCGCCATTGCTATTGTACCGGCAACAGCAAAGCCGGCTGTGCCAGGAGCAATTGCGGGCTCCTCATTTGGCTGCGTAAAAGGCACCGGCACCTATAGCATCTCTGCCGTAACAGGCGCTACGTCTTATGTGTGGGAGGTGCCTGTCGGATGGGCCATCACCTCCGGCAACGGCACCACAAGTATAAATGTAACCGTTGGCAGTGCCTCCGGAAACATCAGGGTAAAAGCCTTGAACTCCTGCGGCGAAAGCAGCTTTAGCGAAATCAGCGTAACACCGACTGCTGCGGTGCCTGCTCCTCCGGTAGCTATTACAGGGCCGTTGGAAGTATGCCAGGGTGAAGCCGGCTATACTTATTCCATCAGCCCAATTGCCGGCGTGAAAAGCTACACCTGGAGTGCGCCGGAAGGATGGGTGATTACCTCCGGAAATGGGACCACAAGTATAAAAGTGAAGGCCGGGCCCGAAGGCGGGAATATTACCGTGGCCGCGGTGAATGATTGCGGTGCGGGAACAGCGGCAGTGCTGGCGGTATCGGTGGTGCCTTCGCCTCCGGACAAACCGGGTGCCATTACGGGCCTTGCCTCGGTGTGTGCCAGTCAGAAGAACATTGTCTATACCATTCAGCCTGTAAACGGTGCTACCTCGTACCGCTGGTCTGTGGGTGTGAACAACGGATGGAGCATTGTATCCGGCAACGGCACCACCAGCATTACGGTGAACGCAGGAGCCGTGGCAACCACTATCGCGGTGCAGGCCATCAATGCCTGCGGCGTGACCAGCGAAACACAACTGACAACTGTGGTAACAGACGGCGTGCCAGTTAAGCCAGGTCCGATAACGGGATCTACCGTGCTGTGCATCGGCAAAGAATACACCTTCAGCATCCAGCCTGTAAAAGACGCGCTTTCCTATAAGTGGGAGCTGCCGGCGGGCTGGGAGCCAGTAGGAAGCACAACGGGAACAACTATAAAAGTAATCACTACCGCCACAGGCGGAACAGTGCGGGTATCGGCCCTGAACAGCTGCGGACGCGGACCTGAGGAAAGCCTTGCCGTTACCCCGACTAACAACGCACCAATAACTCCTGGCGCCATAAGCGGCAGCACCGACCTGTGCGTCAGTGGCGAGGCCACCTTCAGCATTGCTGCCGTGACAGGTGCTTCTGGCTATGTGTGGAAAGTGCCAACCGGCACAGGCTGGTCCATCCTTTCCGGCCAGAACACTACCAGCATTAGGGTAAAAGTGGGGCAAAGCGCAGGAAACATCAGTGTGGCTGCCAAAAACGACTGCGGCGAAGGAACGGCAAGCACTAAAACAATCACCATTTCAACTACGCCTCCCGCCAAACCCGGCGCTATCACTGGCGACAAGGCCGTATGCGCGAGCAGCAAACTGACTTACAGCATCGCACTGGTGGCTGGCGCAACTGAATATGTATGGCAGGTGCCGCAGGAGTGGGTTATCCTCTCCGGGCAAGGCACTGCAAGTATAAGCGTAACAGCTGGCAGCACGGCTGGCACTATTACGGTAGTAGCGAAGAACGGCTGCGGCAACAACGGCAATGCGACATTGGCAGTAACACCTGCCTCTGGTACAGCCATCGCCCCGGGGCCTATCACGGCACCGGCTTATAGCTTCTGCCAGGGTGCCACCAACCTTACCTACAGCATTGCAGCGGTAGCGGGTGCCACCAGTTATAAGTGGGAGGCGCCACAGGGCTGGACAATCAAATCTGGTCAGGGAACAACAAGTATAAATGTGACAGCCGGGGCAACCACAGGCACCATGAAGGTAACCGCTGTGAACCCTTGCGGTGAAGGCGGGAGCCAGACACTGGCTGTTGCTCCGCAAAGCACGCCGTTGGTAGCGCAGATTGAGGTTGGTTCCGGAAGCCCCTGCGCCGGTGCCAGCACCACCTACACCGTAAAAGCAAATACCAACATCGACTCCTATCTATGGGAAGTGCCTCAGGGCTGGACGATCCTGAGCGGACAAGGTACCGGCACCATCACCGTGAAAACTTTCATGGCGGGTGGTACAGTAAAGGTAAAGGCAAAGAACAGCTGCGGTGAGGCGGGCATTGCTGAAGTAAGAGTGAGCCCGGTGCAGGAGAAGCCCGACATGCCAACGGCCGTACAGGGCAACGCAGGCGTGTGTATCGGGGCAACAGAAGTATACACCGTGCCAAATGCCAGCAGCTTCACCGCCTATACCTGGGAGGTGCCGCAAGGCTGGCAAATCATTTCCGGTCAGGGTACAGGCGCCATCACAGTGGTAGCTGGCCGCGAGGCGGGAAAAGTGACGGTAGTGGCCAGTACAGGTTGCGGTGCGGCTGATCCGGTTTCACTGGAGGTAAGCACCATGGATGCGCAGGGCCTGCAGCAGATAGTGGAGCTGAGCTCTCCTTGCCTTGGCCTGGTGTATGAAGTGGCACCACTGGCAGGAGCTACCACCTATACCTGGACAGTGCCGGCTGGCTGGTCCATCCTGACAGGGCAGGGTACCCCGCGCATTACGGCGAGAGCAGGAAATGGCGTAGGCAACGTGTCTGTTACCGCTAGCAACGGTGCTTGTACCACACCGTCTTCCAACCTGATGCCAAACGAGAAGCTGGCGCAAAACGAGCTGCACTTCCCGAACGTGTTTTCGCCGAACGGCGATGGTGACAACGACAAATGGCTGATCCGAAACATCGAGAACTACCCTGAGAACGAACTGACCATCCTGAACAGGTGGGGCAGCGAAGTATACAGGAGCAAATCATACAAGCAAAACTGGACCGGAGACAAGCTAAGTGAAGGCACTTACTACTATGTGATGCGGGTGAAAGTTTGCGGTGGAGAAGAGAAAGTGTTTAAGGGCTTTGTGATGATCGTACGGTAA
- a CDS encoding OmpA family protein, with protein sequence MTRKFTFVLLLLWFVTAGPSAVLAQDTKQADRYFSNFEFSLALEAYKKVLESGEPSLAVVQRIADSYRILNNSKEAEFWYAQAIGFPSADPSNIYLYAEAAKRNANYDKAKQLFLEYGRKVPSQSTLALRMAASCDTAMVWMKNPKPFELKQLRSLNSEGAEFSPVRIKDGLFLASDRLMSDKRQQTERNNWTGNGFIQMYFAQATSDTTWATPAPLPSSINTAYHNGPADYLDKEQMLFFTRTHVVKRKVNVSSGDPTSWFKGSINGTHTNRHGIYTARRKGSDKWENVQAFKYNNTDEFSIGHPAITPDGKILYFVSDMPGGYGETDVYFSAREADGSWGKPVNAGAVINTSGRESFVSLGKDGYLYFSSDGHIGMGGLDLFKALGTHGAWTEVVNLKYPLNTSQDDFGIAMDSSGTKGMLSSSRLSSNGFDDILRFEEVRIPCTLTGTTIERLAQSGTTKKIEVPVPGVLLQLYEDGSDQAIEVYSDANGNFSFPVKAGMKYNLRGSKPKYLTQSLVVSPDCRLNTDSVKVEMIFLRDTPNKPIVLENIYYDLDKFNIKPEAARELDKLVQTLKDNPGIRIELSSHTDSRQTDRYNQMLSQLRAQSAVDYIISNGIARDRLVAKGYGETKLINKCKDGVSCAEDQHQENRRTEFKILK encoded by the coding sequence ATGACGCGTAAGTTTACTTTTGTCTTGTTGCTGCTCTGGTTCGTAACCGCAGGGCCTTCGGCTGTGCTGGCGCAGGACACGAAGCAGGCCGACAGATACTTCAGCAATTTTGAATTCAGCCTGGCACTGGAAGCCTACAAAAAAGTGCTGGAAAGCGGTGAGCCAAGCCTGGCCGTGGTGCAGCGCATTGCCGACAGTTACCGCATCCTCAACAACAGCAAGGAGGCAGAGTTCTGGTATGCCCAGGCCATAGGCTTCCCGAGCGCCGACCCATCAAACATCTACCTCTATGCTGAGGCCGCAAAGCGCAACGCCAACTACGATAAGGCGAAGCAGCTGTTTTTGGAATATGGCCGCAAAGTGCCTTCGCAGAGTACGCTGGCCCTGCGCATGGCCGCCTCCTGCGACACGGCCATGGTCTGGATGAAGAACCCGAAGCCCTTTGAACTGAAACAGCTGCGCAGCCTCAACTCAGAGGGAGCTGAGTTTAGCCCGGTGCGCATAAAAGACGGCCTGTTTTTAGCCTCTGACAGGCTAATGTCGGATAAGCGGCAGCAGACGGAGCGCAACAACTGGACGGGCAACGGCTTTATACAGATGTACTTTGCCCAGGCCACCTCCGATACTACCTGGGCTACGCCAGCCCCGCTGCCGTCATCCATCAACACGGCGTACCACAACGGCCCGGCAGATTACCTGGACAAGGAGCAGATGCTGTTCTTTACCCGCACCCATGTTGTAAAACGAAAGGTAAATGTATCGAGCGGCGACCCGACCAGCTGGTTTAAGGGCAGCATCAACGGTACTCACACCAACCGCCACGGCATTTATACGGCCAGGCGCAAGGGAAGTGACAAATGGGAGAACGTGCAGGCGTTTAAGTATAACAACACCGATGAGTTCTCGATAGGACATCCCGCCATCACTCCGGATGGAAAAATCCTATACTTCGTGTCGGATATGCCCGGCGGATACGGCGAAACGGATGTATACTTTAGTGCGCGCGAGGCAGACGGTTCGTGGGGCAAGCCTGTGAACGCGGGCGCGGTAATCAACACCAGCGGGCGCGAAAGCTTCGTGAGCCTTGGCAAGGACGGCTATCTGTACTTCTCCTCCGACGGGCACATCGGCATGGGTGGCCTGGACCTGTTCAAAGCACTTGGCACGCACGGTGCCTGGACAGAAGTAGTAAACCTGAAGTACCCGTTGAATACCTCTCAGGACGATTTTGGCATAGCCATGGACAGCAGCGGCACCAAAGGAATGCTCTCCTCCAGCCGCCTCTCCAGCAATGGGTTTGATGATATCCTGCGGTTTGAAGAGGTTAGAATACCATGCACGCTGACAGGCACCACCATTGAGCGGCTGGCGCAGAGCGGCACCACTAAAAAGATTGAAGTGCCGGTGCCAGGTGTGCTGCTGCAATTGTATGAAGATGGCTCTGATCAGGCGATAGAAGTATATTCCGATGCCAATGGCAACTTCAGCTTTCCGGTGAAGGCAGGTATGAAGTATAACCTGCGGGGCAGCAAGCCAAAATACCTTACGCAGTCGCTGGTAGTATCGCCGGACTGCCGTCTGAACACCGACTCGGTGAAGGTGGAGATGATTTTCCTGCGCGACACGCCAAACAAGCCCATTGTGCTGGAGAACATCTACTATGATCTGGACAAGTTCAATATCAAGCCCGAGGCTGCCAGAGAACTGGACAAACTGGTGCAAACGCTGAAGGACAACCCAGGCATCCGCATCGAGCTAAGTTCCCACACCGATAGCCGCCAGACAGACCGCTACAACCAGATGCTGTCGCAGTTGCGGGCACAGTCGGCTGTAGATTACATCATTTCCAACGGCATTGCGCGCGACAGGCTGGTCGCCAAAGGCTATGGCGAAACAAAGCTGATTAACAAGTGCAAGGACGGCGTGTCCTGCGCCGAAGACCAGCACCAGGAAAACCGCCGCACCGAATTTAAGATTCTAAAATAG
- a CDS encoding PorP/SprF family type IX secretion system membrane protein, whose translation MNKPLILILAFFVLAVQAMAQQRPQYSQYMLNNFLLNPAIAGIEDYADIRVSHRRQWVGLDGAPTTYYVSAHTPLNKGASSTRYHRALAHHGLGASFHTDETGPLRRSGVSLSYAYHLPITNSINVSAGAAAGVIRSSVNSSELDLANESDPLAGGGNINNTVLDLNLGLWVYSRNFSVGVAGAQLLEDAGSFGANTYEEATLGLQRHYFITGSYRLEPTPSLDVIPSVMVKLASPSPAAVDASLRVMYDERFWVGGAYRHNDALVAMVGVYVSPLLDISYSYDFTTSELNQVSAGTHEIVVGFKLLNDRRIICPQWVW comes from the coding sequence ATGAACAAGCCGCTTATACTTATACTTGCCTTCTTTGTACTGGCCGTGCAGGCGATGGCGCAGCAGCGCCCGCAGTACAGCCAATACATGCTAAACAATTTCCTGCTGAACCCGGCCATTGCAGGAATCGAGGATTATGCCGATATCCGGGTAAGTCACCGGCGGCAATGGGTGGGGCTGGATGGCGCTCCCACCACCTATTATGTCTCGGCGCATACACCATTGAACAAAGGAGCCTCCAGTACCCGCTATCACCGGGCATTGGCGCACCACGGCCTGGGAGCCAGCTTCCATACCGACGAAACAGGTCCTTTGCGCCGGTCGGGCGTCAGCCTGTCCTACGCCTACCATCTGCCCATCACCAACAGTATAAATGTGTCGGCTGGTGCGGCTGCCGGTGTGATCAGGAGTTCTGTTAACTCCAGCGAGCTGGATCTGGCCAACGAAAGCGACCCACTGGCAGGCGGCGGCAACATCAACAACACAGTGCTGGACCTGAACCTGGGCCTGTGGGTGTATTCGCGTAATTTCTCGGTAGGGGTTGCCGGAGCGCAGCTGCTGGAAGACGCGGGAAGCTTTGGCGCCAACACCTACGAGGAAGCCACACTGGGCTTGCAGCGGCATTACTTCATCACGGGTAGTTACCGCCTCGAGCCAACCCCAAGCCTGGATGTGATTCCGTCGGTGATGGTGAAGCTGGCCAGCCCAAGTCCTGCCGCAGTTGACGCCAGTTTGCGGGTGATGTATGACGAACGCTTCTGGGTGGGCGGTGCTTACCGCCACAACGATGCCCTGGTGGCCATGGTGGGCGTGTATGTAAGTCCGCTGCTCGACATTTCCTACTCCTACGACTTTACCACCTCTGAACTGAACCAGGTGAGCGCTGGCACCCACGAGATTGTGGTGGGCTTTAAGCTGTTGAACGACAGGCGCATTATCTGCCCCCAGTGGGTGTGGTAA